The genomic stretch TCTGACCTGGGCCCCGCCCAGCCAGGGGATGCCATCGGCGGCCCGGCGGCCGGCAGCATCCAAGAATTCATCCTTCAGCTTGTAAGTCCCGTAGCCATCCGGAGCGGGCTCCAATTTTTGACGCAGCTCCTCCCGCCACCCGGGGTGGGTGAAATCCCCCGTGCCTACTAGCGTGAGCCCTTTGTATGCCGCCCAGCGGTGGAGTTCCTCAGGGGTGCAGTCCCCGCTCGTAGCCCTTGAATAACGCGAGTGGATGTGTAAATCAGCAATAAACCTCATGAATTGCTTGATCCCTCCCTGGCCTCGCCCCTCCAGGCCGCAAGCCGCCTGAGCGCTTTCAACTTATCTGTCTGGCCCAGCCTGGCCCTGCGCAGGGCGTCCTCGAGGACCTGGATGGACCTGTCGTAGCTGGCCCGGTTAACGGGGAATGGGTGGCCGTCCTTGCCGCCATGTGCGAAGGAATACCTGACAGGGTCCCTGCGGCTCGCCCTGGCGCCATAGGTCACCTCGGCGACCATGGCCAGCGCCCTGATAGTGGCCGGGCCGACGCCGGGGGTGGAGAGGAGCGTCTCGAAGTCCTCGGGCTGGCGTTCATACGCCGCCCGTAAGGCCTTCGCGAGCCTGGCTGTCCCGGGGATGGCGTGTGCGGAGGGGAGGCTCAACACCTTTCCCGCCTCTTCGAGGATCACGCCCGTTTCCACCCTGGCCAAAAGGGTTGAAGCTTCGCGGGCCTTATCGCTCTCGGCGGCCACCATATTGAGGACCTCGCCGGCGTGGATGCGATCGGACGAGATGCCCGCGTGCGGCTCGCAGACGAAGCTGAAATCCCCCAAGGTCTGACCGATCCAGTGATAGCGCCTGGCCCAGCCCGTCCTATCGTTCATGCCCTGCTGGACCACGGCCCAGCTGCCGTCCGCCGTAAAAACAAACAGGTGATGGTATATATCATACCCATCCTGGAGCGCTGCGGAGTCCACCTTGGCGGCCATCCTGCTCGCATACTGCAGATTGACGAGCGCTGAGGGGAGGCCATGCCTCTCGCACGCATCTGCGATCTCCAGGGGCGTCTTCCGGGAGGTTGCGCCCTTGCCGCCTGCGAAAAAGATGCCGAGATCGCCCTCGCGGGCGCGCAATCCCTCCTTGAGCGCCCCGCAGACAGTGGTCGTGATGCCGGATGAGTGCCAGTCGAAGCCAAGGACGCACCCGAGCGCCTGGAACCACACAGGGTCGGAGAGGCGCTGCAAGACCTCCCGGGGACCGAATTCCTCCACGATAATCTCGATTATCGCGGCCCCCAGCAGCTTCATCCGGGAAAAGAGCCATGCAGGGCACTTGCCGGAGTGGAGGGGCAGGTTTGCCGTACCGCTTCTCATGTCGGGTCGCTCCCCCTTTCATCAACGAGCATACCACAAGATGGCATGATGGACAATGATCAGCCTACTCATACCGCAGGGCCTGGATAGGGTCCAGATTCGCGGCCTTGTAAGCGGGATAAACCCCGAATATGAGGCCAACAAGCGAGCTCGAGGCAAAGGCTATAGCCACTGCCAGGGGTGACACGCTGGCGGGGATCGG from Bacillota bacterium encodes the following:
- a CDS encoding DUF763 domain-containing protein, which codes for MRSGTANLPLHSGKCPAWLFSRMKLLGAAIIEIIVEEFGPREVLQRLSDPVWFQALGCVLGFDWHSSGITTTVCGALKEGLRAREGDLGIFFAGGKGATSRKTPLEIADACERHGLPSALVNLQYASRMAAKVDSAALQDGYDIYHHLFVFTADGSWAVVQQGMNDRTGWARRYHWIGQTLGDFSFVCEPHAGISSDRIHAGEVLNMVAAESDKAREASTLLARVETGVILEEAGKVLSLPSAHAIPGTARLAKALRAAYERQPEDFETLLSTPGVGPATIRALAMVAEVTYGARASRRDPVRYSFAHGGKDGHPFPVNRASYDRSIQVLEDALRRARLGQTDKLKALRRLAAWRGEAREGSSNS